A genome region from Triplophysa rosa linkage group LG24, Trosa_1v2, whole genome shotgun sequence includes the following:
- the celf2 gene encoding CUGBP Elav-like family member 2 isoform X12 — MLEHSSELGFVPSVCVDSMRYPSTANNPVSMRSTEELLLSNGTAGKMNGALEHSDQPDPDAIKMFVGQIPRSWSEKELKELFEPYGAVYQINILRDRSQNPPQSKGCCFVTFYTRKAALEAQNALHNIKTLTGMHHPIQMKPADSEKSNAVEDRKLFIGMVSKKCNENDIRVMFSAFGQIEECRILRGPDGLSRGCAFVTFSTRAMAQNAIKAMHQSQTMEGCSSPMVVKFADTQKDKEQRRLQQQLAQQMQQLNSASAWGSLTGLTGLTPQYLALLQQATTSSNLGAFSGIQQMAGMNALQLQNLATLAAAAAAAQSSASPSTASALTSSTGSLGALASPAGSTANSSMGAMGSMGSMGSMGSLGSLGTLQGLAGATVGLNNINALAGSVNSMAALNGGLGSTGLSNGSAGPMDALTQAYSGIQQYAAAALPTLYSQSLLQQQSAAGSQKEGPEGANLFIYHLPQEFGDQDILQMFMPFGNVVSAKVFIDKQTNLSKCFGFVSYDNPVSAQAAIQAMNGFQIGMKRLKVQLKRSKNDSKPY; from the exons TAACGGTACAGCTGGGAAGATGAATGGCGCCCTGGAACACTCGGACCAGCCCGATCCAGACGCCATAAAGATGTTCGTGGGACAGATCCCACGCTCCTGGTCCGAGAAAGAGTTGAAGGAGTTGTTCGAGCCGTACGGAGCCGTTTACCAGATCAACATACTGCGAGATCGCAGCCAGAACCCACCACAGAGTAAAG GGTGCTGTTTTGTCACATTCTACACGCGGAAAGCTGCCCTGGAggcccagaatgcactgcacaACATAAAGACCTTAACTGGG ATGCACCATCCCATACAGATGAAGCCCGCAGACAGTGAGAAATCAAATG CGGTGGAGGACAGAAAGCTGTTCATCGGCATGGTGTCCAAGAAGTGCAACGAGAACGACATCCGGGTCATGTTCTCTGCCTTCGGACAGATCGAGGAGTGCCGTATCCTGAGGGGACCAGACGGACTCAGCCGAG GATGTGCGTTTGTCACGTTTTCTACCAGGGCTATGGCACAGAATGCAATCAAAGCCATGCATCAGTCTCAAACCATGGAG GGCTGCTCCTCCCCAATGGTGGTGAAGTTTGCAGACACACAGAAGGATAAGGAACAACGGCGGCTCCAGCAGCAGTTGGCACAGCAGATGCAGCAGTTGAACAGCGCGTCTGCATGGGGCAGTCTCACTGGGCTGACCGGCCTCACCCCACAGTATCTGGCA TTGCTCCAACAAGCGACCACCTCCAGTAACCTAGGAGCGTTCAGTGGTATTCAACAAATGGCAG gTATGAATGCTCTGCAGTTGCAGAATCTTGCCACTCTAGCAGCAGCAGCGGCTGCAGCACAGAGCTCGGCCAGCCCGTCCACCGCTAGTGCCCTGACCTCCAGCACAGGGTCCCTGGGAGCCCTGGCCAGCCCAG CAGGTTCCACGGCTAACTCTAGCATGGGTGCGATGGGTTCCATGGGTTCCATGGGTTCCATGGGTTCCCTGGGTTCTCTGGGCACACTGCAGGGTCTGGCCGGGGCCACCGTTGGCCTCAATAACATAAATGCACTAGCAGGTAGCGTCAACA GTATGGCGGCTCTGAACGGCGGGCTGGGCAGCACGGGCCTGAGTAACGGGTCGGCCGGGCCCATGGACGCTCTCACACAGGCCTACTCAGGGATCCAACAGTACGCGGCCGCCGCCCTGCCCACCCTCTACAGCCAGTCCTTACTGCAGCAACAGAGCGCTGCGGGAAGCCAGAAAGAGG GACCTGAAGGGGCCAATCTGTTCATCTACCACCTGCCACAGGAGTTCGGGGACCAGGACATCCTACAGATGTTCATGCCTTTTGGAAATGTGGTGTCTGCCAAAGTCTTTATCGACAAACAGACCAATCTGAGCAAGTGCTTTG GTTTCGTCAGTTATGACAATCCAGTATCAGCACAGGCTGCCATTCAGGCGATGAACGGGTTTCAGATCGGCATGAAGCGCCTCAAAGTCCAGCTCAAGCGCTCAAAGAACGACAGCAAACCGTACTGA
- the celf2 gene encoding CUGBP Elav-like family member 2 isoform X21: MTSSYNLDFLPEMMVDGRLLGTGERINGTAGKMNGALEHSDQPDPDAIKMFVGQIPRSWSEKELKELFEPYGAVYQINILRDRSQNPPQSKGCCFVTFYTRKAALEAQNALHNIKTLTGMHHPIQMKPADSEKSNAVEDRKLFIGMVSKKCNENDIRVMFSAFGQIEECRILRGPDGLSRGCAFVTFSTRAMAQNAIKAMHQSQTMEGCSSPMVVKFADTQKDKEQRRLQQQLAQQMQQLNSASAWGSLTGLTGLTPQYLALLQQATTSSNLGAFSGIQQMAAGSTANSSMGAMGSMGSMGSMGSLGSLGTLQGLAGATVGLNNINALAGSVNSMAALNGGLGSTGLSNGSAGPMDALTQAYSGIQQYAAAALPTLYSQSLLQQQSAAGSQKEGPEGANLFIYHLPQEFGDQDILQMFMPFGNVVSAKVFIDKQTNLSKCFGFVSYDNPVSAQAAIQAMNGFQIGMKRLKVQLKRSKNDSKPY; this comes from the exons TAACGGTACAGCTGGGAAGATGAATGGCGCCCTGGAACACTCGGACCAGCCCGATCCAGACGCCATAAAGATGTTCGTGGGACAGATCCCACGCTCCTGGTCCGAGAAAGAGTTGAAGGAGTTGTTCGAGCCGTACGGAGCCGTTTACCAGATCAACATACTGCGAGATCGCAGCCAGAACCCACCACAGAGTAAAG GGTGCTGTTTTGTCACATTCTACACGCGGAAAGCTGCCCTGGAggcccagaatgcactgcacaACATAAAGACCTTAACTGGG ATGCACCATCCCATACAGATGAAGCCCGCAGACAGTGAGAAATCAAATG CGGTGGAGGACAGAAAGCTGTTCATCGGCATGGTGTCCAAGAAGTGCAACGAGAACGACATCCGGGTCATGTTCTCTGCCTTCGGACAGATCGAGGAGTGCCGTATCCTGAGGGGACCAGACGGACTCAGCCGAG GATGTGCGTTTGTCACGTTTTCTACCAGGGCTATGGCACAGAATGCAATCAAAGCCATGCATCAGTCTCAAACCATGGAG GGCTGCTCCTCCCCAATGGTGGTGAAGTTTGCAGACACACAGAAGGATAAGGAACAACGGCGGCTCCAGCAGCAGTTGGCACAGCAGATGCAGCAGTTGAACAGCGCGTCTGCATGGGGCAGTCTCACTGGGCTGACCGGCCTCACCCCACAGTATCTGGCA TTGCTCCAACAAGCGACCACCTCCAGTAACCTAGGAGCGTTCAGTGGTATTCAACAAATGGCAG CAGGTTCCACGGCTAACTCTAGCATGGGTGCGATGGGTTCCATGGGTTCCATGGGTTCCATGGGTTCCCTGGGTTCTCTGGGCACACTGCAGGGTCTGGCCGGGGCCACCGTTGGCCTCAATAACATAAATGCACTAGCAGGTAGCGTCAACA GTATGGCGGCTCTGAACGGCGGGCTGGGCAGCACGGGCCTGAGTAACGGGTCGGCCGGGCCCATGGACGCTCTCACACAGGCCTACTCAGGGATCCAACAGTACGCGGCCGCCGCCCTGCCCACCCTCTACAGCCAGTCCTTACTGCAGCAACAGAGCGCTGCGGGAAGCCAGAAAGAGG GACCTGAAGGGGCCAATCTGTTCATCTACCACCTGCCACAGGAGTTCGGGGACCAGGACATCCTACAGATGTTCATGCCTTTTGGAAATGTGGTGTCTGCCAAAGTCTTTATCGACAAACAGACCAATCTGAGCAAGTGCTTTG GTTTCGTCAGTTATGACAATCCAGTATCAGCACAGGCTGCCATTCAGGCGATGAACGGGTTTCAGATCGGCATGAAGCGCCTCAAAGTCCAGCTCAAGCGCTCAAAGAACGACAGCAAACCGTACTGA
- the celf2 gene encoding CUGBP Elav-like family member 2 isoform X17, with protein sequence MTSSYNLDFLPEMMVDGRLLGTGERINGTAGKMNGALEHSDQPDPDAIKMFVGQIPRSWSEKELKELFEPYGAVYQINILRDRSQNPPQSKGCCFVTFYTRKAALEAQNALHNIKTLTGMHHPIQMKPADSEKSNAVEDRKLFIGMVSKKCNENDIRVMFSAFGQIEECRILRGPDGLSRGCAFVTFSTRAMAQNAIKAMHQSQTMEGCSSPMVVKFADTQKDKEQRRLQQQLAQQMQQLNSASAWGSLTGLTGLTPQYLAVRGHTHAATPTSSTASAAAALLQQATTSSNLGAFSGIQQMAAGSTANSSMGAMGSMGSMGSMGSLGSLGTLQGLAGATVGLNNINALAGSVNSMAALNGGLGSTGLSNGSAGPMDALTQAYSGIQQYAAAALPTLYSQSLLQQQSAAGSQKEGPEGANLFIYHLPQEFGDQDILQMFMPFGNVVSAKVFIDKQTNLSKCFGFVSYDNPVSAQAAIQAMNGFQIGMKRLKVQLKRSKNDSKPY encoded by the exons TAACGGTACAGCTGGGAAGATGAATGGCGCCCTGGAACACTCGGACCAGCCCGATCCAGACGCCATAAAGATGTTCGTGGGACAGATCCCACGCTCCTGGTCCGAGAAAGAGTTGAAGGAGTTGTTCGAGCCGTACGGAGCCGTTTACCAGATCAACATACTGCGAGATCGCAGCCAGAACCCACCACAGAGTAAAG GGTGCTGTTTTGTCACATTCTACACGCGGAAAGCTGCCCTGGAggcccagaatgcactgcacaACATAAAGACCTTAACTGGG ATGCACCATCCCATACAGATGAAGCCCGCAGACAGTGAGAAATCAAATG CGGTGGAGGACAGAAAGCTGTTCATCGGCATGGTGTCCAAGAAGTGCAACGAGAACGACATCCGGGTCATGTTCTCTGCCTTCGGACAGATCGAGGAGTGCCGTATCCTGAGGGGACCAGACGGACTCAGCCGAG GATGTGCGTTTGTCACGTTTTCTACCAGGGCTATGGCACAGAATGCAATCAAAGCCATGCATCAGTCTCAAACCATGGAG GGCTGCTCCTCCCCAATGGTGGTGAAGTTTGCAGACACACAGAAGGATAAGGAACAACGGCGGCTCCAGCAGCAGTTGGCACAGCAGATGCAGCAGTTGAACAGCGCGTCTGCATGGGGCAGTCTCACTGGGCTGACCGGCCTCACCCCACAGTATCTGGCAGTAAGAGGACACACCCACGCAGCCACGCCCACCAGCAGCACAGCCAGCGCGGCCGCCGCA TTGCTCCAACAAGCGACCACCTCCAGTAACCTAGGAGCGTTCAGTGGTATTCAACAAATGGCAG CAGGTTCCACGGCTAACTCTAGCATGGGTGCGATGGGTTCCATGGGTTCCATGGGTTCCATGGGTTCCCTGGGTTCTCTGGGCACACTGCAGGGTCTGGCCGGGGCCACCGTTGGCCTCAATAACATAAATGCACTAGCAGGTAGCGTCAACA GTATGGCGGCTCTGAACGGCGGGCTGGGCAGCACGGGCCTGAGTAACGGGTCGGCCGGGCCCATGGACGCTCTCACACAGGCCTACTCAGGGATCCAACAGTACGCGGCCGCCGCCCTGCCCACCCTCTACAGCCAGTCCTTACTGCAGCAACAGAGCGCTGCGGGAAGCCAGAAAGAGG GACCTGAAGGGGCCAATCTGTTCATCTACCACCTGCCACAGGAGTTCGGGGACCAGGACATCCTACAGATGTTCATGCCTTTTGGAAATGTGGTGTCTGCCAAAGTCTTTATCGACAAACAGACCAATCTGAGCAAGTGCTTTG GTTTCGTCAGTTATGACAATCCAGTATCAGCACAGGCTGCCATTCAGGCGATGAACGGGTTTCAGATCGGCATGAAGCGCCTCAAAGTCCAGCTCAAGCGCTCAAAGAACGACAGCAAACCGTACTGA
- the celf2 gene encoding CUGBP Elav-like family member 2 isoform X15, with the protein MVSIISDLDPLKSWNVLRQDASDLSGTIQSNGTAGKMNGALEHSDQPDPDAIKMFVGQIPRSWSEKELKELFEPYGAVYQINILRDRSQNPPQSKGCCFVTFYTRKAALEAQNALHNIKTLTGMHHPIQMKPADSEKSNAVEDRKLFIGMVSKKCNENDIRVMFSAFGQIEECRILRGPDGLSRGCAFVTFSTRAMAQNAIKAMHQSQTMEGCSSPMVVKFADTQKDKEQRRLQQQLAQQMQQLNSASAWGSLTGLTGLTPQYLALLQQATTSSNLGAFSGIQQMAGMNALQLQNLATLAAAAAAAQSSASPSTASALTSSTGSLGALASPAGSTANSSMGAMGSMGSMGSMGSLGSLGTLQGLAGATVGLNNINALAGSVNIAHMLSGMAALNGGLGSTGLSNGSAGPMDALTQAYSGIQQYAAAALPTLYSQSLLQQQSAAGSQKEGPEGANLFIYHLPQEFGDQDILQMFMPFGNVVSAKVFIDKQTNLSKCFGFVSYDNPVSAQAAIQAMNGFQIGMKRLKVQLKRSKNDSKPY; encoded by the exons TAACGGTACAGCTGGGAAGATGAATGGCGCCCTGGAACACTCGGACCAGCCCGATCCAGACGCCATAAAGATGTTCGTGGGACAGATCCCACGCTCCTGGTCCGAGAAAGAGTTGAAGGAGTTGTTCGAGCCGTACGGAGCCGTTTACCAGATCAACATACTGCGAGATCGCAGCCAGAACCCACCACAGAGTAAAG GGTGCTGTTTTGTCACATTCTACACGCGGAAAGCTGCCCTGGAggcccagaatgcactgcacaACATAAAGACCTTAACTGGG ATGCACCATCCCATACAGATGAAGCCCGCAGACAGTGAGAAATCAAATG CGGTGGAGGACAGAAAGCTGTTCATCGGCATGGTGTCCAAGAAGTGCAACGAGAACGACATCCGGGTCATGTTCTCTGCCTTCGGACAGATCGAGGAGTGCCGTATCCTGAGGGGACCAGACGGACTCAGCCGAG GATGTGCGTTTGTCACGTTTTCTACCAGGGCTATGGCACAGAATGCAATCAAAGCCATGCATCAGTCTCAAACCATGGAG GGCTGCTCCTCCCCAATGGTGGTGAAGTTTGCAGACACACAGAAGGATAAGGAACAACGGCGGCTCCAGCAGCAGTTGGCACAGCAGATGCAGCAGTTGAACAGCGCGTCTGCATGGGGCAGTCTCACTGGGCTGACCGGCCTCACCCCACAGTATCTGGCA TTGCTCCAACAAGCGACCACCTCCAGTAACCTAGGAGCGTTCAGTGGTATTCAACAAATGGCAG gTATGAATGCTCTGCAGTTGCAGAATCTTGCCACTCTAGCAGCAGCAGCGGCTGCAGCACAGAGCTCGGCCAGCCCGTCCACCGCTAGTGCCCTGACCTCCAGCACAGGGTCCCTGGGAGCCCTGGCCAGCCCAG CAGGTTCCACGGCTAACTCTAGCATGGGTGCGATGGGTTCCATGGGTTCCATGGGTTCCATGGGTTCCCTGGGTTCTCTGGGCACACTGCAGGGTCTGGCCGGGGCCACCGTTGGCCTCAATAACATAAATGCACTAGCAGGTAGCGTCAACA TTGCTCACATGCTCTCAGGTATGGCGGCTCTGAACGGCGGGCTGGGCAGCACGGGCCTGAGTAACGGGTCGGCCGGGCCCATGGACGCTCTCACACAGGCCTACTCAGGGATCCAACAGTACGCGGCCGCCGCCCTGCCCACCCTCTACAGCCAGTCCTTACTGCAGCAACAGAGCGCTGCGGGAAGCCAGAAAGAGG GACCTGAAGGGGCCAATCTGTTCATCTACCACCTGCCACAGGAGTTCGGGGACCAGGACATCCTACAGATGTTCATGCCTTTTGGAAATGTGGTGTCTGCCAAAGTCTTTATCGACAAACAGACCAATCTGAGCAAGTGCTTTG GTTTCGTCAGTTATGACAATCCAGTATCAGCACAGGCTGCCATTCAGGCGATGAACGGGTTTCAGATCGGCATGAAGCGCCTCAAAGTCCAGCTCAAGCGCTCAAAGAACGACAGCAAACCGTACTGA
- the celf2 gene encoding CUGBP Elav-like family member 2 isoform X11, with amino-acid sequence MLEHSSELGFVPSVCVDSMRYPSTANNPVSMRSTEELLLSNGTAGKMNGALEHSDQPDPDAIKMFVGQIPRSWSEKELKELFEPYGAVYQINILRDRSQNPPQSKGCCFVTFYTRKAALEAQNALHNIKTLTGMHHPIQMKPADSEKSNAVEDRKLFIGMVSKKCNENDIRVMFSAFGQIEECRILRGPDGLSRGCAFVTFSTRAMAQNAIKAMHQSQTMEGCSSPMVVKFADTQKDKEQRRLQQQLAQQMQQLNSASAWGSLTGLTGLTPQYLALLQQATTSSNLGAFSGIQQMAGMNALQLQNLATLAAAAAAAQSSASPSTASALTSSTGSLGALASPAGSTANSSMGAMGSMGSMGSMGSLGSLGTLQGLAGATVGLNNINALAVAHMLSGMAALNGGLGSTGLSNGSAGPMDALTQAYSGIQQYAAAALPTLYSQSLLQQQSAAGSQKEGPEGANLFIYHLPQEFGDQDILQMFMPFGNVVSAKVFIDKQTNLSKCFGFVSYDNPVSAQAAIQAMNGFQIGMKRLKVQLKRSKNDSKPY; translated from the exons TAACGGTACAGCTGGGAAGATGAATGGCGCCCTGGAACACTCGGACCAGCCCGATCCAGACGCCATAAAGATGTTCGTGGGACAGATCCCACGCTCCTGGTCCGAGAAAGAGTTGAAGGAGTTGTTCGAGCCGTACGGAGCCGTTTACCAGATCAACATACTGCGAGATCGCAGCCAGAACCCACCACAGAGTAAAG GGTGCTGTTTTGTCACATTCTACACGCGGAAAGCTGCCCTGGAggcccagaatgcactgcacaACATAAAGACCTTAACTGGG ATGCACCATCCCATACAGATGAAGCCCGCAGACAGTGAGAAATCAAATG CGGTGGAGGACAGAAAGCTGTTCATCGGCATGGTGTCCAAGAAGTGCAACGAGAACGACATCCGGGTCATGTTCTCTGCCTTCGGACAGATCGAGGAGTGCCGTATCCTGAGGGGACCAGACGGACTCAGCCGAG GATGTGCGTTTGTCACGTTTTCTACCAGGGCTATGGCACAGAATGCAATCAAAGCCATGCATCAGTCTCAAACCATGGAG GGCTGCTCCTCCCCAATGGTGGTGAAGTTTGCAGACACACAGAAGGATAAGGAACAACGGCGGCTCCAGCAGCAGTTGGCACAGCAGATGCAGCAGTTGAACAGCGCGTCTGCATGGGGCAGTCTCACTGGGCTGACCGGCCTCACCCCACAGTATCTGGCA TTGCTCCAACAAGCGACCACCTCCAGTAACCTAGGAGCGTTCAGTGGTATTCAACAAATGGCAG gTATGAATGCTCTGCAGTTGCAGAATCTTGCCACTCTAGCAGCAGCAGCGGCTGCAGCACAGAGCTCGGCCAGCCCGTCCACCGCTAGTGCCCTGACCTCCAGCACAGGGTCCCTGGGAGCCCTGGCCAGCCCAG CAGGTTCCACGGCTAACTCTAGCATGGGTGCGATGGGTTCCATGGGTTCCATGGGTTCCATGGGTTCCCTGGGTTCTCTGGGCACACTGCAGGGTCTGGCCGGGGCCACCGTTGGCCTCAATAACATAAATGCACTAGCAG TTGCTCACATGCTCTCAGGTATGGCGGCTCTGAACGGCGGGCTGGGCAGCACGGGCCTGAGTAACGGGTCGGCCGGGCCCATGGACGCTCTCACACAGGCCTACTCAGGGATCCAACAGTACGCGGCCGCCGCCCTGCCCACCCTCTACAGCCAGTCCTTACTGCAGCAACAGAGCGCTGCGGGAAGCCAGAAAGAGG GACCTGAAGGGGCCAATCTGTTCATCTACCACCTGCCACAGGAGTTCGGGGACCAGGACATCCTACAGATGTTCATGCCTTTTGGAAATGTGGTGTCTGCCAAAGTCTTTATCGACAAACAGACCAATCTGAGCAAGTGCTTTG GTTTCGTCAGTTATGACAATCCAGTATCAGCACAGGCTGCCATTCAGGCGATGAACGGGTTTCAGATCGGCATGAAGCGCCTCAAAGTCCAGCTCAAGCGCTCAAAGAACGACAGCAAACCGTACTGA
- the celf2 gene encoding CUGBP Elav-like family member 2 isoform X13 has product MLEHSSELGFVPSVCVDSMRYPSTANNPVSMRSTEELLLSNGTAGKMNGALEHSDQPDPDAIKMFVGQIPRSWSEKELKELFEPYGAVYQINILRDRSQNPPQSKGCCFVTFYTRKAALEAQNALHNIKTLTGMHHPIQMKPADSEKSNAVEDRKLFIGMVSKKCNENDIRVMFSAFGQIEECRILRGPDGLSRGCAFVTFSTRAMAQNAIKAMHQSQTMEGCSSPMVVKFADTQKDKEQRRLQQQLAQQMQQLNSASAWGSLTGLTGLTPQYLALLQQATTSSNLGAFSGIQQMAGMNALQLQNLATLAAAAAAAQSSASPSTASALTSSTGSLGALASPGSTANSSMGAMGSMGSMGSMGSLGSLGTLQGLAGATVGLNNINALAGSVNSMAALNGGLGSTGLSNGSAGPMDALTQAYSGIQQYAAAALPTLYSQSLLQQQSAAGSQKEGPEGANLFIYHLPQEFGDQDILQMFMPFGNVVSAKVFIDKQTNLSKCFGFVSYDNPVSAQAAIQAMNGFQIGMKRLKVQLKRSKNDSKPY; this is encoded by the exons TAACGGTACAGCTGGGAAGATGAATGGCGCCCTGGAACACTCGGACCAGCCCGATCCAGACGCCATAAAGATGTTCGTGGGACAGATCCCACGCTCCTGGTCCGAGAAAGAGTTGAAGGAGTTGTTCGAGCCGTACGGAGCCGTTTACCAGATCAACATACTGCGAGATCGCAGCCAGAACCCACCACAGAGTAAAG GGTGCTGTTTTGTCACATTCTACACGCGGAAAGCTGCCCTGGAggcccagaatgcactgcacaACATAAAGACCTTAACTGGG ATGCACCATCCCATACAGATGAAGCCCGCAGACAGTGAGAAATCAAATG CGGTGGAGGACAGAAAGCTGTTCATCGGCATGGTGTCCAAGAAGTGCAACGAGAACGACATCCGGGTCATGTTCTCTGCCTTCGGACAGATCGAGGAGTGCCGTATCCTGAGGGGACCAGACGGACTCAGCCGAG GATGTGCGTTTGTCACGTTTTCTACCAGGGCTATGGCACAGAATGCAATCAAAGCCATGCATCAGTCTCAAACCATGGAG GGCTGCTCCTCCCCAATGGTGGTGAAGTTTGCAGACACACAGAAGGATAAGGAACAACGGCGGCTCCAGCAGCAGTTGGCACAGCAGATGCAGCAGTTGAACAGCGCGTCTGCATGGGGCAGTCTCACTGGGCTGACCGGCCTCACCCCACAGTATCTGGCA TTGCTCCAACAAGCGACCACCTCCAGTAACCTAGGAGCGTTCAGTGGTATTCAACAAATGGCAG gTATGAATGCTCTGCAGTTGCAGAATCTTGCCACTCTAGCAGCAGCAGCGGCTGCAGCACAGAGCTCGGCCAGCCCGTCCACCGCTAGTGCCCTGACCTCCAGCACAGGGTCCCTGGGAGCCCTGGCCAGCCCAG GTTCCACGGCTAACTCTAGCATGGGTGCGATGGGTTCCATGGGTTCCATGGGTTCCATGGGTTCCCTGGGTTCTCTGGGCACACTGCAGGGTCTGGCCGGGGCCACCGTTGGCCTCAATAACATAAATGCACTAGCAGGTAGCGTCAACA GTATGGCGGCTCTGAACGGCGGGCTGGGCAGCACGGGCCTGAGTAACGGGTCGGCCGGGCCCATGGACGCTCTCACACAGGCCTACTCAGGGATCCAACAGTACGCGGCCGCCGCCCTGCCCACCCTCTACAGCCAGTCCTTACTGCAGCAACAGAGCGCTGCGGGAAGCCAGAAAGAGG GACCTGAAGGGGCCAATCTGTTCATCTACCACCTGCCACAGGAGTTCGGGGACCAGGACATCCTACAGATGTTCATGCCTTTTGGAAATGTGGTGTCTGCCAAAGTCTTTATCGACAAACAGACCAATCTGAGCAAGTGCTTTG GTTTCGTCAGTTATGACAATCCAGTATCAGCACAGGCTGCCATTCAGGCGATGAACGGGTTTCAGATCGGCATGAAGCGCCTCAAAGTCCAGCTCAAGCGCTCAAAGAACGACAGCAAACCGTACTGA
- the celf2 gene encoding CUGBP Elav-like family member 2 isoform X19, with protein sequence MLEHSSELGFVPSVCVDSMRYPSTANNPVSMRSTEELLLSNGTAGKMNGALEHSDQPDPDAIKMFVGQIPRSWSEKELKELFEPYGAVYQINILRDRSQNPPQSKGCCFVTFYTRKAALEAQNALHNIKTLTGMHHPIQMKPADSEKSNAVEDRKLFIGMVSKKCNENDIRVMFSAFGQIEECRILRGPDGLSRGCAFVTFSTRAMAQNAIKAMHQSQTMEGCSSPMVVKFADTQKDKEQRRLQQQLAQQMQQLNSASAWGSLTGLTGLTPQYLALLQQATTSSNLGAFSGIQQMAAGSTANSSMGAMGSMGSMGSMGSLGSLGTLQGLAGATVGLNNINALAGSVNSMAALNGGLGSTGLSNGSAGPMDALTQAYSGIQQYAAAALPTLYSQSLLQQQSAAGSQKEGPEGANLFIYHLPQEFGDQDILQMFMPFGNVVSAKVFIDKQTNLSKCFGFVSYDNPVSAQAAIQAMNGFQIGMKRLKVQLKRSKNDSKPY encoded by the exons TAACGGTACAGCTGGGAAGATGAATGGCGCCCTGGAACACTCGGACCAGCCCGATCCAGACGCCATAAAGATGTTCGTGGGACAGATCCCACGCTCCTGGTCCGAGAAAGAGTTGAAGGAGTTGTTCGAGCCGTACGGAGCCGTTTACCAGATCAACATACTGCGAGATCGCAGCCAGAACCCACCACAGAGTAAAG GGTGCTGTTTTGTCACATTCTACACGCGGAAAGCTGCCCTGGAggcccagaatgcactgcacaACATAAAGACCTTAACTGGG ATGCACCATCCCATACAGATGAAGCCCGCAGACAGTGAGAAATCAAATG CGGTGGAGGACAGAAAGCTGTTCATCGGCATGGTGTCCAAGAAGTGCAACGAGAACGACATCCGGGTCATGTTCTCTGCCTTCGGACAGATCGAGGAGTGCCGTATCCTGAGGGGACCAGACGGACTCAGCCGAG GATGTGCGTTTGTCACGTTTTCTACCAGGGCTATGGCACAGAATGCAATCAAAGCCATGCATCAGTCTCAAACCATGGAG GGCTGCTCCTCCCCAATGGTGGTGAAGTTTGCAGACACACAGAAGGATAAGGAACAACGGCGGCTCCAGCAGCAGTTGGCACAGCAGATGCAGCAGTTGAACAGCGCGTCTGCATGGGGCAGTCTCACTGGGCTGACCGGCCTCACCCCACAGTATCTGGCA TTGCTCCAACAAGCGACCACCTCCAGTAACCTAGGAGCGTTCAGTGGTATTCAACAAATGGCAG CAGGTTCCACGGCTAACTCTAGCATGGGTGCGATGGGTTCCATGGGTTCCATGGGTTCCATGGGTTCCCTGGGTTCTCTGGGCACACTGCAGGGTCTGGCCGGGGCCACCGTTGGCCTCAATAACATAAATGCACTAGCAGGTAGCGTCAACA GTATGGCGGCTCTGAACGGCGGGCTGGGCAGCACGGGCCTGAGTAACGGGTCGGCCGGGCCCATGGACGCTCTCACACAGGCCTACTCAGGGATCCAACAGTACGCGGCCGCCGCCCTGCCCACCCTCTACAGCCAGTCCTTACTGCAGCAACAGAGCGCTGCGGGAAGCCAGAAAGAGG GACCTGAAGGGGCCAATCTGTTCATCTACCACCTGCCACAGGAGTTCGGGGACCAGGACATCCTACAGATGTTCATGCCTTTTGGAAATGTGGTGTCTGCCAAAGTCTTTATCGACAAACAGACCAATCTGAGCAAGTGCTTTG GTTTCGTCAGTTATGACAATCCAGTATCAGCACAGGCTGCCATTCAGGCGATGAACGGGTTTCAGATCGGCATGAAGCGCCTCAAAGTCCAGCTCAAGCGCTCAAAGAACGACAGCAAACCGTACTGA